Proteins co-encoded in one Thamnophis elegans isolate rThaEle1 chromosome 1, rThaEle1.pri, whole genome shotgun sequence genomic window:
- the GCG gene encoding glucagon — MKQLWCFVAGLLLMIAQSSWQSPLQETEEKARSFKASQAEPLDDPRQLNEAKRHSQGTFTSDYSKYLDTRRAQDFVEWLMNTKRSGQQGLEDTEKENFLDQLASNGLARRHAEYERHADGTYTSDISSYLEGQAAKEFIAWLVNGRGRRDFSEGAHTGEDLGRRHADGTFTSDYNKLLDDIATQEFLKWLINQKVTQRDLQGEYQ, encoded by the exons ATGAAACAACTTTGGTGCTTCGTTGCTGGATTGCTTTTAATGATTGCTCAGAGCAGCTGGCAAAGCCCCCTTCAAGAGACAGAAGAGAAAGCCAG ATCATTCAAAGCTTCCCAGGCTGAACCATTAGATGACCCTAGACAACTGAATGAAGCAAAACGTCATTCACAAGGTACATTCACCAGCGATTACAGCAAGTACTTGGACACCAGAAGAGCTCAAGATTTTGTAGAGTGGCTAATGAACACTAAAAGAAGCGG ACAACAAGGACTtgaagacacagagaaagaaaatttCCTGGACCAGCTTGCAAG taatgGACTTGCCCGGCGTCACGCTGAGTACGAGAGACATGCTGATGGCACCTATACCAGTGACATCAGCTCTTACTTGGAAGGTCAAGCAGCTAAGGAGTTCATTGCTTGGCTAGTGAATGGGCGAGGAAGAAGAGA TTTCTCAGAAGGAGCCCATACAGGTGAAGATCTTGGTCGAAGACATGCAGATGGCACTTTCACCAGTGATTATAATAAACTCCTGGATGACATAGCTACCCAGGAATTCTTGAAGTGGCTGATTAACCAAAAAGTTACTCAGAG GGACCTTCAGGGAGAATACCAATAA